One Halobacteriovorax sp. GB3 genomic window carries:
- the cpaB gene encoding Flp pilus assembly protein CpaB — MNTRSFTLALIIAVFAMFMVYTYVEDQKASLTLKYGTMSSVVVAKTDIKEFELLDDSKVTVMNVPQKFLAPGHFKTMREVENTIATVPILKGEQITKPRLTFPGEKTGLSREVSVEKRAIAISITDKQAVSKLIKPGDRVDIIASIDYASGRKDLQTTKTILQDVRVLSTGMSVSNNLPLIGVKTPTVIKKMKLNTYANYNTVTIELDPFQVQKLIFLLTYSPYPPYLSLRNINDKTKVNIGETKIFDVLGDDTGVRAKQFFSEKYQGK, encoded by the coding sequence ATGAATACTAGATCGTTTACACTGGCCTTGATCATCGCAGTCTTTGCAATGTTTATGGTTTATACCTATGTAGAAGACCAAAAAGCATCATTGACATTGAAGTATGGGACGATGAGCTCTGTTGTTGTTGCTAAGACAGATATTAAGGAATTTGAACTTCTTGATGATTCTAAAGTAACGGTAATGAATGTTCCTCAAAAATTCCTTGCTCCCGGTCACTTTAAAACAATGAGGGAAGTTGAAAATACTATTGCAACTGTTCCTATCTTGAAAGGTGAGCAAATTACGAAGCCTCGATTAACATTTCCTGGTGAGAAAACAGGACTATCTCGAGAGGTCTCTGTAGAAAAAAGGGCCATCGCAATCAGTATTACTGATAAACAGGCGGTTTCGAAGCTGATTAAACCTGGGGATCGAGTTGATATTATCGCCTCTATTGACTATGCCTCTGGACGTAAAGACTTACAAACAACAAAGACTATTCTTCAAGATGTAAGAGTTCTTTCAACGGGAATGAGTGTTTCAAATAACCTTCCTCTCATTGGAGTTAAAACACCAACAGTTATTAAGAAGATGAAACTTAATACGTATGCAAATTATAATACAGTAACGATTGAACTCGATCCATTTCAGGTTCAAAAGCTTATTTTTCTTTTAACGTACTCACCGTATCCGCCATATCTTTCTCTTAGAAATATTAACGATAAAACAAAAGTTAATATCGGAGAAACGAAGATCTTTGATGTCTTAGGGGATGATACAGGTGTAAGAGCAAAGCAATTTTTCTCTGAAAAATACCAAGGGAAGTAA
- a CDS encoding GNAT family N-acetyltransferase: MKAVLKEYIHTNLARNPEFLIQTLGLIEKSFQYPKEHSFETDFYPLLNPHNYKNCHILLNENKEVIAHVGVKLRTLNFKETNSPVALLGGICMREDYRGKGIFKAFFNECINIYSTKVSFFLLWSDKSELYGKFSFFQAGGIIQTGDMIIDPEYLPPYLEKAELSPKTMPDIRYCYKSGIEGRFLTLKREESDWNDFMNIKSANLYFIKNSSSVDGYLLCGKGADLKDVIHEVAFAQNEAFHLEKLSEYQLWLSESEYKRFKSKKTIYMGLFKVGNHLLFQNFINAYTRGLIKVIKIDQDNVHFNFENSNITMDMSEFLQIIFGPSRATELSKCEPLYISGMDSI; the protein is encoded by the coding sequence ATGAAAGCGGTTTTAAAAGAATATATTCATACAAATTTGGCTAGAAACCCAGAATTTCTAATTCAAACACTTGGACTCATTGAAAAATCTTTTCAATATCCTAAAGAACATTCTTTTGAGACTGATTTCTATCCTCTTTTAAACCCTCATAACTATAAGAACTGTCACATTCTTCTTAACGAAAACAAAGAGGTTATTGCACATGTTGGCGTAAAGCTTCGAACCTTAAACTTCAAAGAGACTAACTCTCCAGTTGCATTGCTTGGTGGAATTTGTATGCGAGAAGACTATAGAGGTAAAGGAATCTTTAAGGCCTTCTTTAATGAATGCATCAATATATATTCTACTAAGGTAAGCTTCTTCCTTTTATGGAGTGATAAAAGTGAGCTCTATGGTAAGTTTTCCTTCTTTCAAGCAGGAGGAATTATTCAAACTGGCGATATGATTATCGATCCAGAGTATCTGCCTCCTTATTTAGAAAAAGCTGAATTAAGTCCAAAGACAATGCCCGATATAAGATACTGTTATAAAAGTGGTATAGAGGGGCGTTTCCTCACTTTAAAAAGAGAAGAATCAGACTGGAATGACTTTATGAATATCAAGTCTGCAAATCTCTACTTTATAAAGAACTCATCTAGCGTCGATGGTTACCTTCTCTGTGGAAAGGGTGCCGACTTAAAAGATGTCATTCACGAGGTCGCTTTTGCACAAAATGAGGCATTTCATCTAGAGAAACTTTCAGAGTATCAACTCTGGCTTTCTGAAAGTGAGTATAAGAGATTCAAGTCAAAGAAAACCATTTACATGGGTCTCTTTAAAGTTGGAAATCATCTTTTGTTTCAAAATTTTATCAATGCCTACACAAGAGGATTAATAAAAGTCATAAAAATAGATCAAGACAATGTCCATTTTAACTTTGAGAATTCGAATATCACAATGGATATGAGTGAGTTCTTACAAATTATCTTCGGTCCATCAAGAGCAACAGAACTGTCTAAGTGCGAACCACTATACATAAGTGGAATGGACAGTATCTAA
- a CDS encoding pilus assembly protein N-terminal domain-containing protein produces MRSIFPRVLIFIFVAMSSMSWAQDKEPKEVVVELVLGIDHIEKLNFAPSTKVQIGNEKILSYQLIPQKREITLKGRGPGQTSVTIRNTAGDIKAKFLVNVTATDQSKLVQKIKEQLAKVEGIEVGIKGGDVYVGGNIVVPNDIGLVVLVLDKYPEVLRLVELSPQTQRYIAKKMQEEIQRSNMKDVSVRVVNSAYWLEGIVTNEADKVRAEQIAVAYLPDRIQTLSQRTEAVQTVENRPIINNFIVVNQKQKPQPPPKLIKITAQFVELKKEYNKVFGFKWTPSLSEGGGSISFGKTTDGGVTTKSNGTLSGTIANLFPKLSSAKAAGYARIVQSGILVTKDKTRGTIKKNSEQTFSVGTNEFTRAQSVTAGFNLNVTPTILSGESIDLALGISVSSTVGSPPTKLSNDISTSVVVKSKESAVVGGVVVSTSSTDFDKNAPDGADQVENGTGLLSFIRSKNYTSGKSQFVVFVTPEIIQSASQGTEEIKRKFRRRTR; encoded by the coding sequence ATGAGATCTATCTTTCCAAGAGTTCTAATATTTATCTTTGTCGCTATGAGCTCAATGTCTTGGGCACAAGATAAAGAGCCTAAAGAGGTTGTAGTAGAACTTGTCCTTGGGATTGATCATATTGAGAAATTGAACTTTGCACCTTCTACTAAGGTTCAAATCGGTAATGAGAAAATTCTCTCATATCAACTCATACCTCAAAAGAGGGAGATTACCTTAAAAGGTAGAGGTCCTGGACAAACGTCTGTAACAATCAGAAATACGGCCGGTGATATTAAGGCAAAATTTCTTGTTAATGTTACAGCTACTGATCAATCGAAATTAGTTCAAAAAATTAAAGAGCAACTTGCAAAAGTTGAAGGTATTGAAGTTGGAATTAAAGGCGGAGACGTCTATGTTGGTGGGAATATCGTTGTTCCCAATGATATTGGTCTGGTCGTTCTGGTTTTGGATAAGTATCCCGAAGTTTTAAGGCTTGTTGAACTCTCACCTCAGACGCAACGATATATTGCAAAAAAAATGCAAGAAGAAATTCAACGATCTAATATGAAAGACGTTTCAGTAAGAGTTGTAAACAGTGCTTACTGGTTAGAAGGTATTGTTACTAATGAAGCAGATAAGGTTAGAGCAGAACAGATTGCTGTTGCCTACCTACCTGATAGAATTCAAACACTCTCTCAGAGAACTGAAGCAGTTCAAACAGTTGAGAATAGACCTATTATTAATAACTTTATTGTTGTTAATCAGAAGCAGAAACCACAACCCCCACCAAAGCTTATCAAAATTACGGCTCAGTTTGTTGAGCTTAAAAAAGAATATAATAAAGTCTTTGGTTTCAAATGGACTCCTAGCTTAAGTGAAGGAGGAGGGTCGATTTCTTTCGGGAAAACGACAGATGGAGGAGTTACAACTAAGTCTAATGGAACTCTCTCTGGGACAATTGCGAACCTTTTTCCAAAGTTATCTTCAGCTAAGGCCGCAGGTTATGCACGTATTGTTCAATCAGGGATTCTTGTAACGAAAGATAAAACAAGAGGAACAATTAAGAAAAACTCTGAACAAACATTTAGTGTTGGAACAAATGAGTTTACAAGAGCTCAGTCGGTTACCGCAGGATTTAATTTAAATGTTACGCCTACAATATTATCAGGAGAGAGTATTGATCTTGCTCTAGGCATTTCTGTAAGTTCAACTGTGGGGAGTCCGCCAACAAAACTTTCAAATGATATCTCTACTTCAGTTGTTGTTAAATCGAAAGAATCAGCAGTTGTAGGTGGAGTTGTTGTAAGTACAAGTAGTACAGACTTTGACAAGAATGCACCTGACGGAGCAGATCAAGTTGAAAATGGTACTGGACTTCTTTCTTTCATCCGATCGAAAAACTATACATCTGGTAAAAGTCAGTTTGTTGTTTTCGTCACTCCTGAGATCATTCAGTCTGCTTCTCAAGGAACAGAAGAAATTAAAAGAAAGTTCAGAAGGAGAACACGTTAA
- a CDS encoding Flp family type IVb pilin → MKKFYEFLKNEDGQTSTEYILLVAVVALIVFKFKKEATEKLSALTGGVFEKADNILDDPDFQ, encoded by the coding sequence ATGAAGAAGTTCTACGAATTTCTGAAAAATGAAGATGGGCAGACGTCAACAGAGTATATCCTACTCGTTGCAGTTGTTGCTTTGATCGTTTTCAAATTCAAGAAAGAAGCTACAGAAAAGCTTTCCGCTTTAACGGGTGGAGTGTTTGAAAAAGCTGACAACATTCTCGATGATCCAGACTTTCAATAA
- a CDS encoding SDR family oxidoreductase: protein MNNEVKAIKPKRKKTILIFGISSFLGSNLAEFFKDEYKVVGTYNKNPVRIPGILTIPCDVLQKDEVQLVLFAFRPDITIYAVGMSSVVDCALEPERADALNTSGLFNVVDYCARYKSQICFISSANVFAGEKKNYLEMDIPDPNTIYGKTQASAEFYIQKTSLNYILFRSSKLYGRSNNPKRFTWFDLIQMKLSQKEQIELDDYVSTGYLDVYYLAMILKICFDREVKNRLFQVSSTDQMTLYNFTKKYAEIFNDQSTLITKGKWSYPILTSAATHVAEKFYFDLDVSNLEGFLNIKLPSIEESLNYTFKRLHGVKKESKKDKNTGGVNFI from the coding sequence ATGAATAATGAAGTTAAGGCCATTAAGCCAAAAAGAAAAAAAACGATATTAATTTTTGGAATCTCTTCTTTCCTAGGTTCAAATCTCGCTGAATTTTTTAAAGATGAGTATAAAGTTGTTGGAACATATAATAAAAACCCAGTTCGTATTCCTGGAATTTTAACGATTCCTTGTGACGTCTTACAAAAAGATGAGGTTCAGTTAGTTCTCTTTGCATTTCGACCAGATATCACAATATATGCTGTCGGTATGTCATCAGTTGTCGATTGTGCATTAGAGCCAGAAAGAGCTGATGCCCTCAATACTTCGGGACTCTTTAATGTCGTTGACTACTGTGCTCGTTATAAATCTCAAATTTGTTTTATTTCTTCGGCCAACGTATTTGCAGGTGAGAAGAAAAATTATCTAGAAATGGATATTCCTGATCCAAACACGATCTATGGAAAAACTCAGGCATCCGCAGAATTTTATATACAAAAAACGTCATTGAATTACATCTTGTTTAGAAGTTCAAAACTTTATGGGCGATCTAATAATCCTAAAAGATTCACTTGGTTTGATTTAATCCAAATGAAATTGTCTCAAAAAGAACAAATCGAATTGGATGACTATGTTTCAACCGGTTATTTAGATGTTTACTATCTGGCCATGATTTTAAAAATCTGTTTTGACCGAGAAGTAAAGAACAGACTCTTTCAAGTCAGTAGTACAGACCAGATGACACTTTATAACTTTACTAAGAAGTACGCCGAAATATTCAATGATCAAAGTACCCTTATTACTAAAGGAAAGTGGTCTTATCCCATTCTAACAAGTGCAGCGACACACGTTGCTGAAAAATTTTACTTTGATCTCGATGTTTCAAACTTAGAAGGGTTTTTAAATATTAAACTTCCAAGTATTGAAGAATCACTTAACTATACGTTTAAAAGACTTCATGGAGTGAAGAAAGAATCGAAGAAAGATAAGAATACTGGTGGTGTTAACTTTATCTAG
- a CDS encoding flagellin N-terminal helical domain-containing protein, with translation MGLRINTNVSSLAAQRTLSTTNRRLNDNLRKLSSGERITRASDDAAGLAISENLRAQIRGMRQAKRNASDAISLIQTAEGGLSEISNIVIRLRELSVQAANDTLGPEERRFADIEFQNLKEEVDRIARSSEFNGQKLLDGTSGRMEFQVGINNDPILDRLTYDGTGSDATLASLGISAETIGSKEGAQTSLKKLDDALVQINGVRSNLGALQNRLSSTVNNLGISDENLSAAKSRIRDVDIASESAKMTKNNILMQAGASVLGQANQFPNVALSLLK, from the coding sequence ATGGGTCTTAGAATAAATACAAACGTATCTTCATTAGCTGCGCAAAGAACACTTTCAACAACTAATAGAAGATTAAATGATAACTTAAGAAAACTCTCAAGTGGTGAAAGAATCACGAGAGCAAGTGATGATGCCGCTGGTTTGGCGATTAGTGAAAATTTAAGAGCACAAATCAGAGGTATGAGACAAGCAAAGAGAAACGCAAGTGATGCAATCTCTTTAATCCAAACGGCAGAAGGAGGCTTGAGTGAGATATCTAACATCGTTATTCGACTTAGAGAGCTCTCTGTTCAAGCAGCCAACGACACGCTCGGGCCAGAGGAGAGAAGGTTTGCAGACATTGAGTTTCAGAACCTTAAAGAAGAAGTCGATCGTATCGCTCGCTCTAGTGAGTTCAACGGTCAGAAGCTTCTTGATGGAACGAGTGGGCGAATGGAATTTCAAGTTGGAATCAACAATGATCCAATCTTGGATAGGCTTACTTATGACGGAACTGGTTCAGATGCAACGCTCGCTTCGCTTGGAATTTCCGCTGAGACTATCGGCTCTAAAGAAGGAGCGCAAACATCACTCAAGAAACTTGATGATGCTCTTGTGCAAATCAACGGAGTGCGATCAAATCTTGGTGCCTTACAGAACCGCTTGAGTTCGACAGTGAATAACTTAGGAATCAGTGATGAAAACCTAAGTGCTGCGAAATCAAGAATTAGAGATGTGGATATCGCTTCAGAGTCAGCGAAAATGACAAAGAACAATATCCTAATGCAGGCGGGAGCCTCTGTCCTTGGACAGGCTAATCAGTTCCCAAATGTGGCTCTAAGCTTACTGAAGTAA
- a CDS encoding prepilin peptidase, with product MPLSIYLFFLIELVVVSYIDFKKGKISNNWSYLHLAFAVLFLFIFPSSYELGLELIKFPLLFFFGGFVMFALGIMGGGDAKYLATLFLCVPISLHDQAFEYLLYATVLVGGTLFVINLLKNFQSFILFLRMKDRNFIKGVFGKRFSYAPVILLGWLILGWNLFKDIV from the coding sequence GTGCCTCTTTCAATTTACCTCTTCTTCTTAATAGAGCTTGTTGTCGTCTCCTATATCGATTTTAAAAAGGGAAAGATTTCTAATAATTGGTCTTATCTCCATCTAGCTTTTGCTGTTCTTTTTCTTTTCATCTTTCCTTCTTCTTATGAATTAGGCCTTGAATTAATAAAGTTTCCGCTACTTTTCTTTTTTGGTGGTTTTGTGATGTTTGCTCTCGGGATCATGGGAGGTGGAGATGCAAAATATCTTGCGACTCTATTTTTATGTGTTCCAATATCTTTACACGATCAGGCATTTGAATATCTTTTATATGCGACTGTTTTAGTCGGTGGAACTCTATTTGTGATTAATCTATTGAAGAACTTTCAATCTTTTATATTATTCCTTAGAATGAAAGATAGAAATTTCATTAAAGGTGTTTTTGGAAAACGATTTTCCTATGCACCAGTTATTTTACTAGGATGGCTAATATTAGGATGGAATCTATTCAAAGACATTGTGTAG
- a CDS encoding ATPase, T2SS/T4P/T4SS family, protein MAKGHIITVIGGKGGQGKSQIAANLAFAYATSTRSKVLLMDFDQRASGDQNFITGIKPKKTVRDIASFPGAIDPRSIIQFVSPHPSGVNYIGMPSDPNESDSVDSEGIGKTLKACTGIFPYTIIDGGSELTPLTLKALEYSTLIFIVVTPDILALNQTKRLYSELVTMMFPKDMMQVILNQHQKGHPVTPEVVGKTIGKGVFSAIPKDDQTCVLALNQKKPALVVAKNSSFAKGVIEVVNKLQQKNVLRTLSSLNKPADIGTKSGGTAGGALDPKSKSVWTDLKSRIHKSLVDEMDLKKSDDNDPKAQVILREQTKKKVVELLNKEDTKTILKSREDMNRIVKEILDEALGLGPLEDLLADSDCTEIMVVGPDKIFYEHSGKIKKSDITFTNDRQVLNVIERIVAPIGRRIDEKTPYVDARLHDGSRVHAIIPPSAIDGCCITIRKFPTERLTYKDLIKFGSVTQNMADFLRIAVEAHRNIIVSGGTGSGKTTLINILGSFIQANERIITCEDSAELNFPQDHIVRLETRPPSLEGDGEIDIRCLVKQTLRMRPDRIIVGECRGGETLDMLQAMGTGHDGSMTTIHSNNPRECIGRVETLVQYAGAGLTPKAIREMIASAVHLIVQQKRLDDGSRKVTHVTEIGGIQGEVVTLQDIFTFNQKDMDKNGKIVGEFQASGFIPKFIEILEKKGYNVPRGLFSNEPRHTGAPVKPPEKKAPPGGKRPPQKKPVKK, encoded by the coding sequence ATGGCCAAAGGTCATATTATAACAGTTATTGGTGGTAAGGGAGGACAAGGGAAGTCGCAAATTGCAGCGAACCTTGCTTTTGCTTATGCTACTTCAACTCGAAGTAAAGTTCTACTTATGGACTTTGATCAAAGGGCCAGTGGGGATCAGAACTTTATTACGGGAATAAAGCCGAAAAAGACAGTTCGAGATATTGCTTCGTTTCCTGGAGCAATTGATCCAAGATCTATTATTCAATTTGTTTCACCACACCCTTCGGGAGTGAATTATATTGGAATGCCAAGTGATCCAAATGAAAGTGATAGTGTTGATTCGGAAGGTATTGGGAAAACGCTGAAGGCCTGTACTGGAATTTTTCCATATACAATTATTGATGGTGGTTCTGAATTAACGCCTTTAACTCTCAAGGCCTTGGAATATTCGACATTGATTTTCATTGTTGTAACTCCTGATATTCTCGCTTTAAATCAGACAAAAAGATTGTACTCTGAACTTGTTACGATGATGTTTCCAAAAGATATGATGCAAGTTATTTTAAACCAGCATCAGAAAGGGCATCCCGTTACTCCTGAAGTTGTAGGTAAAACTATTGGTAAAGGAGTGTTCTCAGCAATTCCAAAAGATGATCAAACATGTGTTCTTGCTCTAAACCAAAAAAAACCAGCACTTGTTGTCGCTAAGAATTCATCTTTCGCAAAAGGTGTTATTGAAGTAGTTAATAAACTTCAACAAAAGAACGTTCTTAGAACTCTTTCTAGCCTTAATAAACCTGCAGATATTGGAACTAAGAGTGGTGGAACCGCTGGTGGAGCTCTTGATCCTAAGTCTAAAAGTGTATGGACAGATTTAAAATCAAGAATTCATAAAAGTCTTGTTGATGAGATGGATCTAAAAAAGAGTGATGACAATGATCCTAAAGCTCAAGTTATTTTAAGAGAGCAGACAAAGAAAAAAGTCGTTGAACTCCTTAATAAAGAAGATACAAAAACAATTCTAAAATCTAGAGAAGATATGAATAGAATTGTTAAAGAGATTCTCGATGAAGCTCTTGGATTAGGACCTTTAGAAGACCTTCTTGCAGATAGTGATTGTACTGAAATTATGGTCGTTGGCCCAGATAAGATCTTTTATGAGCATAGTGGAAAAATTAAAAAGTCAGATATTACTTTCACTAATGATCGACAGGTTCTAAATGTTATTGAAAGAATCGTTGCTCCTATTGGTAGAAGGATCGATGAGAAAACTCCATATGTAGATGCTAGACTTCACGATGGATCAAGGGTTCACGCGATTATTCCTCCATCTGCTATTGATGGTTGTTGTATTACAATTCGTAAGTTCCCAACAGAAAGACTAACTTACAAAGACTTAATCAAATTTGGCTCTGTCACTCAGAATATGGCCGACTTTCTGCGAATTGCAGTTGAAGCTCACAGAAATATTATTGTAAGTGGTGGTACTGGATCAGGTAAGACGACACTTATCAACATCCTTGGAAGCTTTATTCAAGCAAATGAACGCATTATTACTTGTGAGGACTCTGCCGAACTTAACTTCCCTCAAGATCATATTGTCCGCCTTGAGACGAGACCACCTTCGCTAGAAGGTGACGGTGAAATTGATATCCGCTGTCTTGTAAAACAAACGCTGAGAATGAGACCAGATAGAATTATCGTTGGTGAGTGTCGTGGTGGTGAAACTCTCGATATGCTTCAGGCCATGGGAACAGGGCATGACGGCTCGATGACAACAATTCACTCAAACAATCCGCGAGAGTGTATTGGGCGTGTAGAAACACTTGTACAGTATGCTGGTGCTGGACTAACTCCAAAGGCAATTAGAGAAATGATCGCTAGTGCTGTTCACTTGATTGTACAGCAGAAGCGTCTAGATGATGGTTCTCGTAAAGTCACACATGTAACAGAAATTGGTGGGATTCAAGGGGAAGTTGTCACACTTCAAGATATTTTTACTTTCAATCAAAAAGATATGGATAAAAACGGGAAAATTGTTGGAGAGTTCCAAGCAAGTGGATTTATCCCTAAGTTTATCGAGATCCTTGAAAAAAAGGGATATAACGTGCCGAGAGGACTTTTTAGTAACGAACCAAGACATACCGGTGCTCCAGTGAAACCTCCAGAGAAAAAGGCTCCTCCTGGCGGTAAGAGACCTCCTCAAAAGAAGCCGGTTAAGAAGTAG
- a CDS encoding type II secretion system F family protein yields MSVFLQLLGFKGMVALVGIMIFAFCYKYSVHIFDFIERQTLGTRTYILEKLELLFIDIAPERITYILLFLSVGIGGFTFLVLGALSKWGLGLFLGILLSFIGFKIPKPFVDYLVSRRVKLYQSQMVDALTLLSNGIRAGLSLPQSVGMVVDEMPEPISQEYNVILQQNKIGVPLEECFDNLAKRIPTEDNEMFVSSINILRESGGNLAEVFDTIVNVIRERVRLQQKVDTYTAQGMFQGMTIAAMPFAIGGIYAASDPQSMIRMFDSFLGIAIMIGALILDAVGFIIILKIVKIKM; encoded by the coding sequence ATGAGTGTATTTTTACAACTATTAGGTTTTAAAGGAATGGTTGCCCTCGTGGGAATCATGATTTTTGCTTTTTGTTACAAGTACTCTGTTCATATTTTCGATTTTATCGAAAGACAAACTCTTGGAACGAGAACTTATATTCTCGAAAAGTTAGAGCTTCTTTTTATTGATATTGCGCCAGAGAGAATTACTTATATTTTATTGTTTCTTTCTGTTGGAATAGGTGGATTTACTTTCTTAGTATTAGGGGCGCTGAGTAAATGGGGTCTCGGGCTCTTTTTAGGAATTCTTCTTTCATTTATTGGATTTAAAATTCCAAAACCATTTGTTGATTATCTCGTCAGTAGAAGAGTTAAGTTATATCAATCTCAGATGGTTGATGCTCTAACACTTCTTTCTAATGGAATTAGAGCTGGTCTCTCTCTTCCTCAGTCTGTTGGTATGGTTGTAGATGAAATGCCGGAGCCAATTTCGCAAGAGTACAATGTAATCCTTCAACAAAATAAAATTGGTGTTCCTCTAGAGGAGTGCTTTGATAACTTAGCAAAAAGAATTCCGACAGAAGACAATGAGATGTTCGTCTCAAGTATCAACATTCTTCGTGAGTCAGGTGGTAATCTTGCCGAAGTTTTTGACACTATTGTTAACGTTATTAGAGAACGTGTTCGTCTTCAACAAAAAGTAGATACTTATACCGCGCAAGGGATGTTCCAAGGAATGACTATTGCAGCGATGCCATTCGCAATAGGAGGGATTTATGCAGCCTCCGATCCTCAGTCTATGATTAGAATGTTTGACTCGTTTCTGGGAATTGCCATTATGATAGGGGCATTAATACTAGATGCAGTCGGATTTATAATTATTCTAAAAATTGTAAAAATAAAGATGTAA
- a CDS encoding flagellin N-terminal helical domain-containing protein: protein MGLRINTNVASLNAQRNLSGTRLSMNKSLEKLSSGQRINRAGDDAAGLAISENLKAQIRGLGQAERNAEDGISLVQIAEGALGEVSNILIRLRELAVQAASDTIGATERKFLNVEFEQLTSEVDRIANSTEFNRVPLLNGTGAVFDIQIGTRNDPISDRLTFDASSADVNVAALGLNLASVADKISAQNSLSSIDQAIVSVSGIRADFGALQNRLQSTVNNIQVSIENLSAANSRVRDTDIAAETAELTKQNILMQAGTSVLSQANTSTKSALSLIQAASNG from the coding sequence ATGGGACTTCGTATTAACACAAACGTGGCGTCACTTAATGCTCAAAGAAATTTGAGTGGAACACGTCTATCGATGAACAAATCTTTAGAGAAACTTTCATCGGGTCAAAGAATTAACAGAGCTGGTGACGATGCTGCCGGTCTGGCAATCTCAGAAAACCTAAAAGCACAAATTAGAGGTCTTGGACAAGCGGAAAGAAACGCTGAAGATGGTATCTCTTTAGTTCAAATTGCTGAAGGTGCATTAGGTGAAGTATCTAACATCCTTATTCGTCTTAGAGAACTAGCTGTACAAGCTGCTTCTGATACTATCGGTGCAACGGAAAGAAAATTTCTTAACGTTGAATTCGAACAGTTAACATCTGAAGTTGACCGTATCGCAAACTCTACAGAATTCAACCGTGTTCCACTACTAAACGGAACAGGTGCTGTTTTTGATATCCAAATTGGAACAAGAAATGACCCTATTAGTGACCGTCTAACATTTGATGCTTCAAGTGCAGACGTAAACGTAGCGGCCCTTGGTTTAAACCTTGCTTCAGTTGCTGATAAGATTTCTGCACAGAACTCTCTATCTTCAATTGACCAAGCAATTGTATCTGTATCTGGAATTAGAGCTGACTTTGGTGCTCTTCAGAACAGACTTCAATCAACGGTAAACAACATTCAAGTAAGTATTGAAAACTTATCTGCTGCAAACTCTCGTGTTAGAGACACTGATATTGCTGCAGAAACTGCTGAGCTTACTAAACAAAACATCCTAATGCAGGCAGGTACTTCGGTTCTATCACAGGCCAACACAAGTACAAAGAGTGCCCTAAGTCTAATCCAAGCAGCGTCTAACGGTTAA